DNA sequence from the Phoenix dactylifera cultivar Barhee BC4 chromosome 13, palm_55x_up_171113_PBpolish2nd_filt_p, whole genome shotgun sequence genome:
aaaaaaaaaaaaaaaaaaagattatcagttcctaaaataaagaaaatcagAACACGTGTCTTCCTGAAACCTAACCAAACCAAGACATTTCCCTCGCATCATCTACTAGAAGTTTATTGAATTCCCTGTCGCTTGGCCTCAAGCTCTGGTCGCCGCTTACACAAGGCAAAGCCCCGGTATGCAAGCTCAGCGTACTAGAAAATTCCAAAATCGACGCAGGTTGCATCCGAGACAATCCATTGGCCTTCTCATATGAAGAACTCTGAATCAAATGATTAGAGTTCAACAGGGCAACTCGGTTCAGCAGCTGAGCGTGGCAAGCTTTGATCGTCACAGGAGGAACCTGAATTGATTGCAGCGGAGGAGGATTTCGCCAGTGAGGGAGGGAACCAGCCACCATGAGAGTCTCCAGCGTCGGGCCAAGTTTCAGCATGGTTTCCAACAGTTTTCCTTTCTCAGGCAATGGCTTTTTCGCAGACATGGCGTCAATTATAGCATCAGCGCGATCATATCTTGCAGCGCCCGCGCCCGGCGAGATCACCATCGACGAAGAGCGATCATTCTCACTAAGAAAcagcggcggccgcgggagtcCCATGGCGCAGGAATCAGCACCATGCATGCTCGTCACAGAGAACGACTCGGCAGGAGAGGATCCATAAGAGTGATGATTCGGAGCTTCGGATAGGCTTTCGGATTCCATGACGATGGAATTGCCTCTGGCCTGCCAAATCTGTGGACTCTGAGGTTGGAGGTGGGAGAGGGCATGAACAAGCTCGGGCAAGTTAGGCTCGGAGATTTTGTTGAGCAAGACCTGCAGTTGTTCCCTGGCTTCATCTCTTTCCTGGGTGGTTGCCTTCAGGATTTGGATTAGCTGATTGATATGTTCCTCTCTTTccctcctttcctcctcgaCGCTGCTTTGAAGCGCTTCCAGTTCCCAGGTGGCACGTAGAAGCTTATGAAGCAACTCCCCCGTCCTctgttccaaaaaaaaaaaccaagcaGAAACTTTTAAAGAACCACAACGATATACAGAAACAAGTAAACCCAACGAATTTGTACTCAAATAACCAAGATATTTATGATACCCCACATTATATTATTGTTGTCTTCCATTCGATGGAGTACCTACTGTGAGGTCCAATTGGAGGCGTAGGAGAGTTGAGAGTCATTTGAGAGGGGACAAAGAGCGTCAATCCAAAGCTAAAAAGTTATGTAGTATTAGATATTCTTTAAATTAGAAAGGATTACTGCGAATCAGAAAGGATAAATCGGTGAACTGTTCATTAACATTATTAATTACTAAcaggacatagatgtgccaaatCCGTATTAATTcataaactatatatatataagaaaggGTGCCAT
Encoded proteins:
- the LOC103713413 gene encoding uncharacterized protein LOC103713413, with protein sequence MGVDPWAVAMDSFSSVWTSHHERTGELLHKLLRATWELEALQSSVEEERREREEHINQLIQILKATTQERDEAREQLQVLLNKISEPNLPELVHALSHLQPQSPQIWQARGNSIVMESESLSEAPNHHSYGSSPAESFSVTSMHGADSCAMGLPRPPLFLSENDRSSSMVISPGAGAARYDRADAIIDAMSAKKPLPEKGKLLETMLKLGPTLETLMVAGSLPHWRNPPPLQSIQVPPVTIKACHAQLLNRVALLNSNHLIQSSSYEKANGLSRMQPASILEFSSTLSLHTGALPCVSGDQSLRPSDREFNKLLVDDAREMSWFG